A section of the Pseudanabaena mucicola str. Chao 1806 genome encodes:
- a CDS encoding tRNA (5-methylaminomethyl-2-thiouridine)(34)-methyltransferase MnmD: MDKLSLFPTEDGSITFWSETFQETFHSSHGAKHEAEAKFVIPAKIAEKAQTQTKLNILDVCYGLGYNSAAAITCVSDLKQSSQTSVANLHIIALENNLEVPQKAIASGLVDIWQPIIVQILSKAAEAQIVETENLTLQLLIGDARQTISQVPQRWADAIFLDPFSPPHCPQLWTIEFIQLLANSLKADGYLVTYSASAAVRTAMLMAGLQIGAIAPIGRKSPSTIAAFAPTAIPPISSTESAFLKTRAAIPYRDRTLQSHASEIIANRKAEQNNSNLPSSSSLRNKKKQSST, from the coding sequence TACCTTTTGGTCAGAAACCTTTCAAGAAACCTTTCATAGCTCTCATGGCGCAAAGCACGAAGCCGAAGCAAAATTTGTGATACCTGCCAAGATTGCCGAAAAAGCTCAAACTCAAACCAAACTAAACATTCTTGATGTTTGTTATGGCTTAGGTTACAACTCGGCTGCCGCGATCACCTGCGTCTCGGATTTAAAACAATCTAGTCAAACTTCCGTTGCTAATCTCCACATTATTGCCCTAGAAAATAATCTCGAAGTACCTCAAAAAGCGATCGCCTCAGGATTGGTAGATATTTGGCAACCTATAATCGTACAAATTCTTTCAAAAGCGGCGGAAGCCCAAATTGTTGAAACAGAAAATTTAACTCTACAACTTCTCATCGGTGATGCCCGTCAAACCATTAGCCAAGTTCCTCAACGATGGGCTGATGCCATTTTTCTCGATCCCTTCTCGCCTCCCCATTGTCCCCAACTTTGGACAATCGAATTTATCCAACTGTTAGCCAACAGCCTTAAAGCTGATGGCTATCTCGTTACATACTCCGCATCCGCCGCCGTGAGAACCGCCATGCTGATGGCGGGATTACAAATTGGTGCGATCGCTCCCATCGGACGCAAGTCCCCCAGTACGATTGCCGCATTTGCTCCCACAGCAATACCACCTATCTCCAGCACCGAATCAGCTTTTCTCAAGACTCGTGCCGCTATCCCCTATCGTGATCGCACTTTACAAAGCCATGCCTCCGAAATTATTGCCAACCGTAAAGCTGAACAGAATAATAGTAATCTTCCTTCCAGTTCAAGTCTTCGCAACAAAAAAAAGCAATCATCTACTTAG
- the clpB gene encoding ATP-dependent chaperone ClpB, which produces MQPTDPKKFTEKAWEAIVKSQEVARRSQHQQLEVEHLVMALLEQEEGLTKTIFTVMAVPMARARRQVEEFLRRQPRVASPEQLYLGRNLEVWLDRAEESRKSFSDEFIAIEHMLLGLADDDRLGKRLYRELSIDRKKLEDAIKSVRGSQTITDQNPEAKYAALEKYGRDLTEQAKEGKLDPVIGRDDEIRRVVQVLSRRTKNNPVLIGEPGVGKTAIAEGLAQRIIRGDVPESLKDRTIISLDMGSLIAGAKYRGEFEDRLKAVLKEVLNSDGQIVLFIDELHTVVGAGATQQGAMDAGNLLKPMLARGELRCIGATTLDEYRQYIEKDAALERRFQQVLVDQPTVEDTISILRGLKERYEVHHGVNISDSALVAAATLSNRYITDRFLPDKAIDLVDEAAAKLKMEITSKPLELDEIDRRLMQLEMERLSLQKEGDFTPIERVEAEGKVVYKTKSGKAVQDRLDRLDKEMNELRDRQVSLDDRWQQEKDTIDNLRTLKEQIDQTKLQIEQAEREFNLNKAAELKYGKLTELEKNLDEAELELNRARADGSILFREQVTEDDIAEIVARWTGIPLKKLLLSERQKLLTLETHLHDRVIGQEEAVSSVAAAIRRARAGMNDPNRPLGSFLFLGPTGVGKTELARALAEFLFDADSSMIRIDMSEYMEKHSVSRLIGAPPGYVGYEEGGQFSEAVRRHPYSVVLFDEVEKAHPDVFNILLQVLDDGRITDSQGRLVDCKNTVIIMTSNIGSDRILEVSKDLPSELDGDSRYEEMRDKVLDVLRNHFRPEFLNRIDETVIFHALRRNEIRSIAELQIKRIENRLSDRKISLNLSDEAKNYVAAVGYDPSYGARPLKRAIQREIENPIATKILEGVFTEGYSIYITVENDKLVFS; this is translated from the coding sequence ATGCAACCAACCGATCCGAAAAAATTTACCGAAAAAGCATGGGAAGCGATCGTCAAATCGCAAGAAGTCGCAAGGCGATCGCAACATCAGCAACTTGAAGTTGAGCATTTAGTAATGGCGTTACTGGAGCAGGAAGAGGGTTTGACGAAAACCATCTTTACTGTGATGGCAGTGCCAATGGCACGAGCAAGGCGGCAGGTGGAAGAATTTTTGCGGCGACAGCCCCGCGTGGCAAGTCCAGAGCAGTTATATCTGGGGCGCAATCTAGAGGTATGGCTTGATCGCGCTGAAGAGAGTCGCAAGAGCTTTAGTGATGAATTTATAGCGATCGAGCATATGCTGCTTGGCTTAGCTGATGATGATCGGCTCGGCAAAAGACTCTACCGTGAACTAAGCATTGATCGTAAAAAGTTAGAGGATGCTATTAAATCAGTTCGTGGTAGCCAAACCATTACTGATCAGAACCCTGAAGCGAAGTATGCCGCTTTAGAGAAATATGGGCGGGACCTGACGGAACAGGCAAAGGAAGGTAAACTCGATCCTGTAATTGGGCGCGATGATGAAATTAGGCGAGTCGTGCAGGTCTTATCTCGACGTACCAAAAATAACCCTGTCTTGATTGGCGAACCAGGGGTAGGTAAAACAGCGATCGCCGAAGGGCTAGCTCAGCGAATTATTCGTGGAGATGTACCAGAATCTCTCAAAGACCGCACAATTATTAGTCTTGACATGGGTTCGCTGATTGCAGGTGCAAAATATCGTGGTGAATTTGAAGATCGCCTTAAAGCTGTGCTCAAGGAAGTTCTCAATTCCGACGGTCAGATCGTGCTGTTTATTGATGAATTGCATACTGTTGTTGGTGCGGGGGCAACGCAGCAGGGGGCAATGGATGCAGGAAACTTGCTCAAACCAATGCTAGCGCGGGGAGAACTCCGTTGTATAGGCGCGACTACTTTAGATGAATACCGCCAATATATTGAAAAGGATGCTGCCTTAGAGAGAAGATTCCAGCAAGTTCTCGTTGATCAGCCCACTGTGGAAGATACGATTTCGATTTTGCGGGGCTTGAAAGAACGCTATGAGGTACATCATGGTGTGAATATCTCTGACTCAGCTCTAGTAGCAGCAGCAACGCTTTCTAATCGCTATATTACCGATCGTTTTTTGCCAGACAAGGCGATCGATCTCGTTGATGAGGCGGCTGCAAAGTTGAAGATGGAAATCACATCGAAACCCTTAGAACTTGATGAGATTGATCGCCGCCTAATGCAATTAGAGATGGAAAGACTCTCCTTGCAAAAGGAAGGTGATTTTACGCCCATTGAACGGGTAGAGGCTGAAGGTAAAGTTGTTTACAAAACCAAGAGTGGTAAGGCTGTTCAAGATAGACTTGATCGGCTTGATAAGGAGATGAATGAATTGCGCGATCGCCAAGTTTCCCTTGATGATCGTTGGCAGCAAGAAAAAGACACGATTGATAATTTGCGAACTCTGAAAGAACAAATCGATCAAACTAAGTTGCAAATTGAGCAAGCTGAACGGGAATTTAATCTCAACAAGGCGGCTGAGTTGAAATACGGTAAATTAACGGAACTAGAGAAAAACCTTGATGAGGCAGAGCTAGAACTGAATCGGGCTAGGGCTGATGGCTCGATTTTGTTCCGTGAGCAAGTTACCGAAGATGATATTGCCGAAATCGTAGCGCGTTGGACAGGCATTCCTCTCAAAAAGTTATTACTATCTGAACGCCAGAAATTACTCACACTCGAAACCCATCTTCATGATCGCGTAATTGGGCAAGAAGAAGCCGTAAGCTCTGTAGCCGCAGCAATTCGTCGCGCCCGAGCAGGCATGAATGATCCCAATCGTCCCCTTGGGTCATTCCTCTTTTTAGGTCCTACAGGTGTTGGGAAAACGGAACTTGCTCGCGCCCTTGCCGAATTTCTATTTGATGCCGATAGCTCGATGATTCGCATTGATATGTCGGAATATATGGAAAAGCATTCCGTATCGCGCCTAATCGGTGCGCCTCCGGGATATGTGGGCTATGAGGAAGGCGGACAATTCTCAGAGGCAGTGCGTCGTCATCCCTATTCAGTCGTCCTTTTTGATGAGGTCGAAAAGGCTCATCCTGATGTATTTAATATTCTATTGCAAGTTCTCGATGATGGACGTATTACCGATAGTCAAGGACGCTTAGTTGATTGCAAAAATACTGTAATCATCATGACTAGTAATATTGGTAGCGATCGCATTCTTGAAGTATCTAAAGATCTGCCATCTGAGCTTGATGGTGATTCACGCTACGAGGAAATGCGCGATAAAGTTCTAGATGTGCTTCGCAATCACTTTCGTCCAGAGTTTCTCAACCGCATTGATGAGACGGTGATTTTCCATGCCCTACGTCGTAATGAGATCCGATCAATTGCCGAGTTACAAATTAAACGTATCGAAAATCGCCTTAGCGATCGCAAGATTTCTCTTAATCTCAGTGATGAGGCAAAAAATTATGTTGCAGCCGTTGGTTACGATCCTTCCTACGGTGCGCGTCCTCTGAAACGAGCTATTCAGCGAGAGATTGAGAACCCCATCGCTACAAAAATCCTTGAAGGAGTTTTCACTGAAGGTTACAGCATCTATATCACTGTCGAGAATGACAAATTAGTTTTTAGCTAA